A portion of the Thermomicrobiales bacterium genome contains these proteins:
- a CDS encoding nucleoside hydrolase — MSERRHLVLDVDVGIDDALMMLMFLGEPSVEIVAVGSTHGNCTAADAALNALRVLEACGVHDVPVALGPESPLDPPHQASHVHGFDGLADLGLPLPSGAITGESAPDQLVRLGRERPGELDLIAVGPLTNLAAALELDPASLKRYRSVAWLGGVSIAPAKELVNDYYDANTLSNPEAARAVFASDSPITVIPIDLSYRAILSDEQLNAIERADTPQAQFAWSILPFYCNFYEPWIGRWSACMHDPIAGAVAIDDSFVTHEVQRSVVLEPYKDRVHAHGQSEPVAGAPPKRIVDDADVPRFMDYFVERLLGPVNPAYVTE, encoded by the coding sequence ATGAGCGAACGACGACACCTGGTGCTCGATGTCGATGTGGGCATCGATGACGCGCTCATGATGTTGATGTTCCTGGGAGAACCGTCCGTAGAGATCGTTGCGGTCGGTTCCACGCATGGAAACTGCACCGCCGCCGATGCCGCACTGAATGCGTTGCGGGTGCTGGAGGCATGCGGCGTGCATGACGTTCCGGTGGCGCTCGGACCGGAAAGCCCGCTCGACCCGCCGCATCAGGCAAGCCATGTGCATGGGTTCGACGGACTGGCCGATCTGGGCTTGCCGTTGCCGTCGGGAGCCATTACGGGAGAATCCGCGCCCGATCAGCTCGTCCGGCTTGGAAGAGAGCGTCCGGGAGAGCTCGACCTGATCGCGGTCGGCCCGCTCACCAATCTCGCCGCCGCGCTGGAACTCGATCCCGCATCGTTGAAACGGTACCGCTCGGTTGCCTGGTTGGGAGGCGTGTCGATTGCGCCGGCGAAAGAGCTGGTCAATGACTACTACGATGCCAACACGCTCTCCAACCCGGAGGCGGCGCGCGCGGTCTTTGCGTCCGACAGCCCCATCACCGTCATCCCCATCGATCTCTCCTACCGCGCCATCCTTTCAGATGAGCAGCTAAATGCGATCGAGCGCGCCGATACCCCGCAAGCCCAATTCGCCTGGAGCATTCTGCCGTTCTATTGCAACTTCTACGAACCCTGGATCGGGCGGTGGTCGGCCTGCATGCACGATCCGATTGCCGGTGCGGTCGCCATCGACGATTCGTTCGTCACCCACGAAGTCCAGCGCTCGGTCGTGCTCGAACCGTACAAGGACCGGGTCCACGCGCACGGACAATCGGAACCGGTCGCAGGCGCGCCACCC